In the genome of Spirochaetia bacterium, one region contains:
- a CDS encoding long-chain fatty acid--CoA ligase → MQTIAQMFHANVQRYPDLDVIWERKSGKGAFVPVTYLAFEKKVLALATGLRQLGIRRGDMVAILADNSSKWLLSDLALQYLGATDVPRGTDATDQEILQILSTCEAHTCFAADQAMLARLEKLKEQLPALQRVIILQQKDTSVPCNSFEVIDFNSLLVGIPSSSSETEILAGLADGQGEDIATVIFTSGTTGLCKGVMLTHGNFMYQFRHLQQIVDGAFQPGQRWLSVLPIWHIFERMATYVALSYGQCIAYSKPLGSRLMLDFKQVEPHWFASVPRIWEMIYKGVWNKVERSNEVEKAIGRFSFAVGTAYRDNLNIFNDSFPDFGSGRKKSRTKAAVKVALLFPFAKFADAAVFSKLRKNFGPNLIAGVSGGGSLPAMIDRFFDACGIRLLDGYGMTETGPIISVRRLHGGRLGAMSVLDGTRVRILKDDGSEASIGEKGVLWVNGPQVMKGYFKMEGETKKVFDKEGFLNTGDLVRKTVSGEIVIAGRAKDTIVLAGGENLEPVPIEAKILEDDVFANAVVIGQDRKFLSALVVLDPANIKEYLASANLPTIGTPNYFQELRSLILRRIEDKVNIRAGFKKYEQIAKVYILDKPFEVGKELSAKHELKRFAIEKLYQKEINALYT, encoded by the coding sequence ATGCAGACCATAGCACAGATGTTCCATGCAAACGTACAGCGATATCCTGATCTGGATGTCATCTGGGAAAGAAAATCCGGCAAAGGTGCTTTTGTGCCGGTTACTTACCTTGCTTTTGAAAAAAAGGTGCTGGCTTTGGCGACAGGACTTAGGCAGTTGGGTATCAGAAGAGGTGACATGGTTGCTATCCTTGCTGACAACAGTTCAAAATGGTTGCTCAGTGACCTTGCGCTCCAGTATTTGGGAGCAACGGATGTACCTCGGGGTACGGATGCGACGGACCAGGAAATCCTGCAGATACTTTCGACCTGTGAGGCTCACACCTGTTTCGCTGCTGACCAGGCAATGCTTGCAAGGCTGGAAAAACTCAAGGAACAGCTTCCTGCCTTGCAGAGGGTCATCATACTTCAGCAGAAAGATACTTCAGTTCCTTGTAATTCTTTTGAAGTGATTGACTTCAACAGCTTGCTTGTCGGTATTCCGTCCAGCTCTTCAGAGACAGAAATCTTGGCTGGACTGGCTGATGGGCAAGGCGAGGATATCGCTACGGTCATCTTTACCAGCGGTACGACAGGACTGTGCAAGGGAGTCATGCTGACCCATGGCAATTTCATGTACCAGTTCAGGCATCTTCAGCAGATTGTCGACGGGGCATTCCAACCGGGACAGCGTTGGCTGTCCGTACTGCCCATCTGGCATATCTTTGAGCGTATGGCAACCTATGTTGCCTTGTCCTATGGGCAGTGCATTGCTTACTCCAAGCCGCTGGGTAGCCGGCTTATGCTTGATTTCAAGCAGGTAGAACCTCATTGGTTTGCATCGGTGCCAAGAATATGGGAGATGATTTACAAGGGTGTCTGGAATAAAGTCGAACGTAGCAATGAGGTTGAGAAGGCTATCGGCAGGTTTTCTTTCGCAGTGGGTACTGCCTATCGCGATAATCTCAACATTTTCAATGATAGTTTTCCTGATTTTGGTTCAGGTCGGAAGAAAAGCCGTACCAAGGCCGCAGTGAAGGTTGCTTTGCTTTTTCCTTTTGCAAAGTTCGCTGATGCTGCTGTATTTTCCAAGTTGAGGAAAAATTTCGGTCCCAATCTGATCGCAGGGGTTTCCGGAGGCGGTTCCCTTCCTGCCATGATCGACCGGTTCTTTGATGCCTGTGGCATCAGGCTGCTGGATGGCTATGGGATGACCGAGACCGGTCCGATTATTTCCGTACGCAGGCTCCATGGGGGCAGGCTCGGTGCCATGTCGGTTCTTGACGGTACCCGGGTAAGGATACTGAAAGACGATGGCAGCGAAGCTTCCATCGGGGAGAAGGGCGTGCTGTGGGTCAATGGACCTCAGGTGATGAAAGGCTATTTCAAGATGGAAGGCGAAACGAAGAAGGTCTTCGATAAAGAAGGATTCCTCAATACCGGGGACCTGGTACGGAAGACTGTCAGCGGTGAGATTGTCATAGCAGGACGTGCAAAGGATACCATCGTGCTTGCCGGTGGAGAAAACCTTGAACCTGTGCCGATAGAAGCAAAGATACTCGAAGATGATGTGTTTGCCAATGCTGTGGTAATCGGGCAGGACAGGAAATTCCTTTCGGCCCTTGTTGTCCTGGATCCTGCGAATATAAAAGAGTATCTGGCTTCTGCCAATCTGCCGACCATAGGGACTCCGAATTATTTCCAGGAGCTACGGTCCCTGATACTCAGAAGGATAGAAGACAAGGTCAACATCCGTGCTGGATTCAAGAAATATGAGCAGATTGCCAAGGTGTATATATTGGATAAGCCATTTGAAGTCGGAAAAGAACTGAGCGCAAAACATGAACTCAAGCGCTTTGCCATTGAAAAACTATATCAGAAGGAGATCAATGCACTCTATACATAA